Proteins encoded by one window of Tunturibacter psychrotolerans:
- a CDS encoding GNAT family N-acetyltransferase, translating to MATNPSIRPIKVGLLKESELGEADRIVRLAFGTFMGLPNPLDFMGDRHYMTPRWRSTNVKVVAAREGDRLVGSNVVTRWGSFGFFGPLTVDPEYWNRGVAQRLMESTMTTFDRWGVRHTGLYTFAHSAKHVGLYQKFGYWPRYLTAIMTFAAEEARSEHVKAPMLLSAFKKNQREAAIEACGRLTHRIDKGLDLGGEIRSVLARRTGDVVLTYTRNALDGFAVCLNGAGSEGGEKTCYVKFGAARSGAGAAERFDGLLEACEAFASSRGAVVEAGVNMAREDAYRCLRSRGYRVLMQGVAMQRPHLEGFNRADAFVIDDWR from the coding sequence GTGGCGACGAATCCGTCCATTCGACCGATCAAAGTTGGTCTACTGAAGGAGAGCGAACTGGGAGAGGCGGACCGAATTGTCCGGCTGGCATTTGGAACGTTTATGGGGCTGCCCAATCCGCTGGATTTTATGGGTGACCGTCACTACATGACGCCACGGTGGCGCTCGACCAACGTGAAGGTGGTTGCGGCGCGGGAAGGTGACCGGCTGGTTGGGTCGAACGTCGTTACGCGTTGGGGATCGTTCGGATTTTTCGGGCCTTTGACGGTGGATCCGGAGTACTGGAATCGCGGGGTGGCGCAGCGTCTGATGGAATCCACGATGACGACCTTCGATCGGTGGGGTGTGCGGCATACCGGGTTGTACACGTTTGCGCACAGCGCCAAGCATGTGGGGCTGTATCAGAAGTTCGGCTATTGGCCGCGCTATCTTACCGCGATAATGACGTTCGCTGCGGAAGAGGCTCGGTCTGAACACGTGAAGGCGCCGATGCTGCTGTCGGCTTTCAAAAAAAATCAGCGGGAGGCTGCGATCGAAGCATGCGGAAGGCTTACCCACAGGATCGATAAGGGGCTTGATCTTGGCGGGGAGATTCGCTCTGTGCTTGCGCGGCGTACTGGGGACGTGGTGTTGACCTATACGCGCAACGCGTTGGATGGTTTCGCAGTGTGTCTGAATGGAGCGGGATCCGAGGGCGGCGAGAAGACATGTTACGTCAAGTTCGGAGCGGCTCGTAGCGGTGCGGGCGCGGCGGAACGGTTCGATGGATTGCTGGAGGCTTGTGAGGCATTCGCATCTTCGCGTGGGGCAGTAGTAGAGGCAGGTGTGAATATGGCTCGTGAAGATGCGTATCGGTGCTTGCGTTCTCGTGGGTATCGAGTGCTGATGCAGGGTGTCGCGATGCAGCGTCCGCATTTGGAGGGATTCAATCGGGCCGATGCGTTTGTGATCGACGATTGGCGTTAG
- a CDS encoding alpha/beta fold hydrolase: protein MTRLALRLIALFTITLSAASQLRAQNPIGSWQATLPAGSEGLRIMLKIDKGETSGTAGSWKGTLYSIDQASKGYPTTTLTITGALIKFTVDDYHVSYEGTFSPDGNSITGTFTQGKSQPLTFNRATEATAWPIDPSPHKIQFVPVQADVKLEVLDWGGTGRPLVLLTGLGDDAHVYDKFALKLTPHYHVYGITRRGFGDSSAPPPTVANYNADRLGDDVLAVISALKLNHPIVVGHSIAGEELSSIGSRHPEKVAALIYLDAAFPYAFYNHANTDWILDMVDVRTQIDAIQAGAVLEPKFVDNMLTGVAQLEKDLQETKQDLAKMQPPYPPAPPPLGLAIKFGQQKYTQIPAPILSIVACPHAFDDDDVHSTPEGKAAIIKEDGIRCTAQADAFQSGVPSAHIVRMPNADHYVFKSNEADTLREMNAFIATLPGN, encoded by the coding sequence ATGACGCGACTGGCCCTGAGACTCATCGCCCTCTTCACCATCACTCTTTCTGCTGCAAGCCAACTCCGCGCTCAAAATCCCATCGGCTCCTGGCAGGCCACGCTACCTGCTGGATCAGAAGGACTCCGCATCATGCTGAAGATCGACAAGGGTGAGACGAGCGGCACCGCCGGCTCTTGGAAAGGAACTCTTTACAGCATCGACCAGGCGAGCAAAGGCTACCCCACCACGACCCTTACCATCACAGGCGCTCTTATCAAATTCACCGTCGATGACTACCACGTCTCGTATGAAGGAACCTTCTCTCCTGACGGAAACTCCATCACTGGGACCTTCACGCAGGGCAAGTCCCAACCTCTCACCTTCAACCGTGCCACCGAAGCCACCGCATGGCCCATCGACCCGTCGCCGCATAAGATCCAGTTCGTTCCTGTTCAAGCAGACGTCAAACTCGAAGTCCTCGACTGGGGAGGCACCGGCCGCCCACTCGTCCTCCTCACAGGTCTGGGCGACGATGCCCACGTCTATGACAAGTTCGCGCTCAAACTAACTCCGCACTACCACGTCTACGGTATTACCCGCCGCGGCTTCGGTGACTCCAGCGCGCCACCCCCCACCGTAGCCAACTACAACGCCGACCGCCTCGGTGACGATGTCCTTGCTGTCATCAGCGCCCTCAAACTGAATCACCCGATCGTCGTGGGCCACTCTATCGCCGGCGAAGAGTTAAGTTCGATCGGAAGCCGTCACCCCGAAAAAGTCGCCGCACTCATCTACCTCGATGCAGCCTTCCCCTACGCCTTCTACAACCATGCCAACACCGATTGGATCCTCGATATGGTCGACGTCAGAACACAGATCGATGCGATTCAGGCAGGCGCGGTGCTAGAGCCGAAGTTCGTAGACAACATGTTGACCGGTGTCGCCCAACTCGAAAAAGATCTACAGGAAACGAAGCAGGATTTGGCAAAGATGCAACCTCCGTATCCACCGGCGCCTCCGCCACTTGGTTTGGCGATCAAATTCGGTCAGCAAAAATATACTCAGATCCCCGCTCCTATCCTCTCCATAGTGGCGTGCCCGCATGCCTTCGACGACGATGACGTCCATTCCACTCCTGAAGGGAAAGCAGCGATCATTAAAGAAGACGGGATTCGCTGCACAGCCCAGGCGGACGCATTCCAGTCTGGAGTTCCCTCTGCACACATTGTTCGCATGCCAAACGCCGACCACTACGTCTTCAAATCGAATGAAGCTGACACCCTCCGTGAAATGAACGCATTCATCGCGACTCTCCCAGGAAATTGA
- a CDS encoding PadR family transcriptional regulator, whose protein sequence is MKPDPRLNPPLAPATLHILLALAAEDLHGYGIIQEISRQSHGHYKLGPGTLYDNLKRLMDQKLVIDAPKPSLPVDETRRLYRITAQGRTVLSAEIDRLHNVVREARLTLNEKRPRRA, encoded by the coding sequence ATGAAGCCCGATCCCAGACTCAACCCGCCTCTCGCCCCTGCCACGCTGCATATTCTTTTGGCGCTCGCTGCCGAAGACCTCCACGGCTACGGCATCATCCAGGAGATCTCACGCCAGTCGCACGGACATTACAAACTTGGCCCTGGCACTCTCTACGACAATCTCAAAAGGCTCATGGACCAGAAGCTCGTCATCGACGCTCCAAAACCCTCTCTCCCCGTTGACGAAACCCGCCGTCTCTACCGCATTACCGCTCAAGGCCGCACTGTGCTCTCAGCAGAAATAGACCGCCTCCACAACGTAGTACGCGAAGCAAGACTGACGCTCAACGAAAAGAGGCCCCGCAGAGCATGA